The Streptomyces cynarae genome contains a region encoding:
- a CDS encoding M4 family metallopeptidase yields MSRPLLALSAIVAAGVITTGAMAVPAHSQPQAAQRGTSVRDTAISQAKANVTRHADTFGFGAGQTLRAKDVVIDADGTQHVRFERTYRGLPVVGGDFVVHQKGDGSFKGSTRAKAREVVLRSVTPAVDARGTAAGALKRSHGLVRQAKSTPELIVWAADGTPRLAWRTTVQGLGDKGQPHGEVFVTDATTGAAIENYDAEREATGTGHSEYTGDVSIDTTQQADGTFALIDPVRGHITKDAHNLSSSSLKSSSGTLFTDADNIWGDGKKFSTDRATAAVDAHVNTAETYDYYRTTFGRNGIKNDGRGATVFVHVGTNWDNAQWSDSCFCMMTGDGNGTTDPEQVDLDTMGHEMTHGVTSATANLRYSAESGGLNEATSDILGTMVEWYAKNPVDTPDYLFSDQSTPPWLRRFDKPSLDGRSADCWSKSVGRLDVHYSSGVGNHWFYLASEGSGAKTINGVSYNSPTCNGSTVTGIGNQKASAIWYRALTVYMTSTTDYKGARTATLNAAKDLYGATGPEYATVAAAWSAVNVL; encoded by the coding sequence ATGTCCCGTCCCCTTCTTGCCCTTTCCGCGATAGTCGCCGCCGGCGTGATCACCACCGGCGCTATGGCCGTACCTGCGCACTCGCAGCCTCAAGCAGCGCAGCGCGGCACCTCCGTCCGCGACACGGCGATATCCCAGGCCAAGGCGAACGTGACCCGGCACGCCGACACCTTCGGCTTCGGTGCGGGCCAGACGCTCCGGGCGAAGGACGTCGTGATCGACGCCGACGGCACCCAACACGTCCGCTTCGAGCGGACCTACCGCGGCCTCCCCGTCGTCGGCGGCGACTTCGTCGTCCACCAGAAGGGCGACGGCTCGTTCAAGGGCTCCACCCGCGCCAAGGCCCGCGAGGTGGTGCTCAGGTCCGTCACTCCCGCCGTCGACGCCAGGGGCACGGCGGCCGGCGCGCTGAAGCGCTCGCACGGGTTGGTGCGGCAAGCCAAGTCCACTCCCGAGCTGATCGTGTGGGCCGCCGACGGCACGCCGCGTCTGGCCTGGCGCACCACCGTCCAGGGCCTGGGCGACAAGGGCCAGCCGCACGGCGAGGTCTTCGTGACCGACGCCACCACCGGCGCGGCGATCGAGAACTACGACGCCGAGCGCGAGGCGACCGGAACCGGCCACTCCGAGTACACCGGCGATGTCAGCATCGACACCACGCAGCAGGCCGACGGCACCTTCGCCCTGATCGACCCGGTGCGCGGCCACATCACCAAGGACGCGCACAACCTCTCGTCCTCGTCCCTGAAGAGCTCCTCCGGCACCCTGTTCACCGACGCCGACAACATCTGGGGGGACGGCAAGAAGTTCTCCACCGACCGCGCCACCGCCGCCGTCGACGCGCACGTCAACACCGCCGAGACGTACGACTACTACAGGACGACCTTCGGCCGCAACGGCATCAAGAACGACGGCCGCGGCGCCACCGTCTTCGTCCACGTCGGCACCAACTGGGACAACGCCCAGTGGTCGGACTCCTGCTTCTGCATGATGACCGGCGACGGCAACGGCACCACCGACCCGGAGCAGGTCGACCTGGACACCATGGGCCACGAGATGACCCACGGCGTCACCTCGGCCACCGCGAACCTGCGCTACAGCGCTGAGTCCGGCGGCCTGAACGAGGCCACCAGCGACATCCTCGGCACCATGGTCGAGTGGTACGCCAAGAACCCGGTCGACACCCCCGACTACCTCTTCAGCGACCAGTCCACCCCGCCGTGGCTGCGCCGCTTCGACAAGCCGTCCCTGGACGGCCGCTCCGCCGACTGCTGGTCGAAGTCGGTCGGCCGCCTCGACGTGCACTACTCCTCGGGCGTCGGCAACCACTGGTTCTACCTCGCGAGCGAGGGCAGCGGCGCCAAGACCATCAACGGCGTCTCCTACAACAGCCCCACCTGCAACGGCTCCACCGTCACCGGCATCGGCAACCAGAAGGCCTCGGCCATCTGGTACCGGGCGCTGACCGTCTACATGACCTCCACCACGGACTACAAGGGCGCCCGCACGGCGACTTTGAACGCGGCGAAGGACCTGTACGGTGCCACCGGCCCCGAGTACGCCACCGTGGCCGCGGCCTGGAGCGCCGTCAACGTCCTCTGA
- a CDS encoding SHOCT domain-containing protein, translating into MMFWYGHGMNGWGWLVMSVGTLLFWALLITLGVLLFRALARPLPPGGWRSTWQKTPPGNGPEHILAERYARGEIDEEEYHRRLATLRGSPTDAGRHPAS; encoded by the coding sequence ATGATGTTCTGGTACGGCCACGGCATGAACGGCTGGGGCTGGCTCGTGATGTCGGTCGGCACGCTGCTGTTCTGGGCGCTGCTCATCACCCTCGGTGTCCTGCTCTTCCGGGCTCTGGCCCGCCCGCTCCCTCCCGGCGGATGGCGCAGCACCTGGCAGAAGACGCCTCCGGGCAACGGCCCCGAGCACATCCTCGCCGAACGGTACGCGCGCGGCGAGATCGACGAGGAGGAATACCACCGCCGTCTGGCCACCCTCCGTGGGTCACCCACAGACGCAGGCAGACACCCGGCCTCGTAG
- the ppk2 gene encoding polyphosphate kinase 2, with protein MAGEKAAKLPRKVYEKELLRLQTELVKLQEWVRAEGARLVVVFEGRDAAGKGGTIKRVAEHLNPRVARIAALPRPTERERSQWYFQRYVEHLPAAGEIVLFDRSWYNRAGVEHVMGFCSKEEYQLFLRQCPIFERMLVEDGILLRKYWFSVSDSEQQERFRRRLEDPLRRWKLSPMDLESITHWEAYSRAKDEMLVHTDITEAPWFIVESDDKRRARLNMIAHLLDSVPYHDVPPPVLELPPRPPSTGYERPPRDLQTYVPDHAASL; from the coding sequence ATGGCCGGTGAGAAGGCGGCGAAGCTGCCGCGCAAGGTGTACGAGAAGGAACTGCTCCGCCTGCAGACGGAGTTGGTGAAACTGCAGGAATGGGTGCGGGCCGAGGGCGCCCGGCTGGTCGTGGTCTTCGAGGGCCGGGACGCGGCGGGCAAGGGCGGCACCATCAAGCGGGTCGCCGAACACCTCAATCCGCGGGTGGCGCGGATCGCGGCGCTGCCCAGACCGACCGAGCGCGAGCGCAGCCAGTGGTACTTCCAGCGTTACGTCGAGCACCTGCCGGCGGCCGGGGAGATCGTGCTGTTCGACCGGTCCTGGTACAACCGGGCCGGGGTCGAGCACGTGATGGGGTTCTGCTCCAAGGAGGAGTACCAACTGTTCCTGCGGCAGTGCCCGATCTTCGAGCGGATGCTCGTGGAGGACGGGATCCTGCTGCGAAAGTACTGGTTCTCGGTGAGTGACAGCGAGCAGCAGGAGCGGTTCCGGCGCCGCCTGGAGGATCCGCTGCGCCGCTGGAAGCTGTCACCCATGGATTTGGAGTCCATCACCCACTGGGAGGCCTACTCGCGGGCGAAGGACGAGATGCTGGTCCACACCGACATCACCGAGGCGCCCTGGTTCATCGTGGAGAGCGACGACAAGCGGCGAGCGCGGCTGAACATGATCGCCCATCTGCTGGACTCCGTCCCTTACCACGACGTGCCGCCCCCCGTCCTCGAGCTTCCGCCTCGGCCGCCGTCGACCGGCTACGAGCGCCCACCGCGCGATCTGCAGACCTACGTCCCCGACCACGCGGCGAGCCTGTGA
- a CDS encoding LysR family transcriptional regulator encodes MHLEFRHLRILLTVAEAGSIRKAAARLQLSQPATSAQLKRIEQELGGPLFIRSADGVKPNENGQYVLRCARDLVVGFDRLREYARVAAEADRQAAAPLRAGGTAGPLVSLLVSALFELVPERRLTIDARRSVHTLVKSLSLSKCDIAVFGEFPGFPLPVGESVATRTLLREPVFVLLAEDHPLARQEMVSLPELADEDWVMPEADESGMHAYLHLTCRSAGFTPRIAHVTPDLSVAQILVAGRRAVCGVWPTADISAPGTVQRPLVDVPFHRRLLLAWNEESVSPGLADAACERLLAAYLSLVRRRPRYLAWWEAGGEEFALREGM; translated from the coding sequence ATGCACCTCGAGTTCCGGCACCTCCGTATCCTGCTCACCGTCGCCGAGGCCGGCAGCATCCGCAAGGCCGCCGCACGGCTGCAGCTCTCTCAGCCGGCCACGAGCGCTCAGCTGAAGCGGATCGAACAAGAACTGGGCGGCCCGCTCTTCATCCGCAGCGCCGACGGGGTGAAACCGAACGAGAACGGACAATACGTCCTGCGCTGCGCCCGTGACCTCGTCGTCGGCTTCGACCGGCTGCGCGAATACGCGCGAGTGGCGGCGGAGGCCGACAGACAGGCCGCCGCGCCGCTGAGAGCGGGCGGAACCGCCGGCCCTCTGGTGTCCCTGCTGGTCTCCGCCCTCTTCGAACTGGTCCCGGAACGCCGACTCACCATCGACGCCCGCCGTTCCGTGCACACCCTGGTGAAATCGCTGAGCCTGTCGAAATGCGACATCGCGGTGTTCGGTGAGTTCCCCGGCTTTCCCCTTCCGGTCGGCGAGTCGGTGGCGACCCGCACACTGCTCCGCGAGCCGGTCTTCGTCCTGCTCGCCGAAGACCACCCGCTGGCACGCCAGGAGATGGTCAGCCTCCCTGAACTGGCCGACGAGGACTGGGTCATGCCGGAGGCCGACGAGAGCGGCATGCACGCGTACCTTCATCTCACCTGCCGGTCGGCGGGATTCACTCCGCGCATCGCCCATGTGACCCCGGACCTGTCCGTGGCGCAGATCCTGGTCGCCGGCCGGCGTGCCGTCTGCGGCGTATGGCCGACTGCCGACATCTCCGCCCCGGGCACGGTGCAGCGGCCGCTCGTGGACGTCCCGTTCCACCGCCGGCTGCTCCTGGCCTGGAACGAGGAATCGGTTTCGCCCGGGCTCGCCGACGCGGCGTGCGAGCGTCTGCTGGCCGCCTATCTGTCGCTGGTGCGACGACGGCCGCGGTATCTGGCCTGGTGGGAGGCCGGGGGAGAGGAGTTCGCCCTCCGTGAGGGCATGTGA
- a CDS encoding universal stress protein, translating to MLSPVIAGVDGSSESFAAAEWAAREAVRRHRPLRLVHAWNWHPRRTVGERSSKLSAPLEQGGTPIAAQRHLASRVLKQAGERIRGAVPGARLTDEQVEGPATAALLKAAEQAELLVLGSRGLSGLSGLLVGSVAQGVVAEARRPVVLVRKGEEGDDEHLPADDGSPSTRNGCRDVVLGIDLTDACDEVIKFAFEAARLRRARLRVVYAWQSPSAISLGPGDIGLVNDPARAEEWQEFLSAVLTVWRDKYRETEVLETVVEGKASTALVRAASAAGLLVVGRRMSERPTLPSIGPVTHAAIHHVGCPLAVVPHE from the coding sequence GTGCTTTCGCCCGTCATCGCCGGAGTCGACGGATCGTCCGAGAGTTTCGCCGCCGCCGAGTGGGCGGCGCGGGAGGCGGTGCGTCGTCACCGACCGCTTCGTCTGGTGCACGCCTGGAACTGGCATCCTCGTCGGACGGTAGGCGAGCGCTCCTCCAAGCTCTCGGCTCCGCTCGAGCAGGGAGGCACCCCCATCGCCGCGCAGCGGCACCTGGCGAGTCGTGTCCTGAAGCAGGCGGGGGAGCGCATCCGCGGCGCCGTACCCGGCGCGCGCCTCACCGACGAGCAGGTCGAGGGCCCGGCGACCGCGGCCTTGCTGAAGGCCGCTGAGCAGGCCGAACTGCTGGTGCTGGGCTCCCGCGGACTCAGCGGCCTCAGCGGACTTCTCGTCGGCTCGGTCGCCCAAGGCGTGGTCGCCGAGGCCCGGCGCCCCGTGGTCCTCGTGCGGAAGGGGGAGGAGGGCGACGACGAGCACCTCCCGGCCGACGACGGCAGCCCGTCCACCCGGAACGGCTGCCGCGATGTGGTGCTCGGCATCGACCTCACCGATGCCTGCGACGAGGTGATCAAGTTCGCGTTCGAGGCAGCCCGGCTGCGCCGGGCCCGGCTGCGCGTCGTGTACGCCTGGCAGTCACCGTCCGCGATCAGTCTCGGTCCCGGCGACATCGGCCTGGTCAACGATCCCGCGCGGGCCGAGGAGTGGCAGGAGTTCCTGTCCGCGGTGTTGACGGTGTGGCGCGACAAGTACCGCGAGACGGAGGTCCTGGAGACCGTTGTGGAGGGCAAGGCCTCCACCGCGTTGGTCCGGGCCGCCTCCGCGGCGGGCCTCCTGGTCGTCGGCCGCCGCATGTCGGAGCGGCCGACGCTCCCGAGCATCGGCCCCGTGACCCATGCCGCCATCCATCACGTCGGCTGCCCGCTGGCCGTAGTTCCCCACGAGTGA
- a CDS encoding pyridoxamine 5'-phosphate oxidase family protein — MRARLGDQLVIESPTTGDTRRDGEIVGLHHADGTPPYDVRWSDTHEVTLVFPGPDAHVRHLEHGPGNTDMPPGHGTAEAGVVSGRTLREAEPNPGDIGRRVAAERERQGLSRNETARRAAMAPDYLAYLEENPADPSLATLFRLASALDTSVAALRGGGVDLPPGQGHALLHPELRDLSPDECRALLSTHGVGRVAVTTLDGPAVVPVNYEVIDGAIAYRTAPDSVPAAAAGKEVAFEVDHVDEAMSQGWSVLVVGPARAVTEPDAVRRLAEHAHTESWAGGRREMWVSIRPERLTGCRIRPSGQ; from the coding sequence ATGAGAGCTCGACTCGGCGATCAACTCGTCATCGAAAGTCCGACGACGGGCGACACCCGGCGTGACGGCGAGATCGTCGGACTCCACCATGCGGATGGAACGCCTCCCTACGACGTGCGCTGGTCGGACACCCATGAGGTGACGCTGGTGTTCCCCGGACCCGACGCGCACGTCCGTCATCTCGAGCACGGGCCCGGGAACACCGACATGCCGCCCGGGCACGGCACTGCGGAGGCGGGTGTGGTGTCCGGCAGGACCCTGCGAGAGGCGGAACCCAACCCCGGCGACATCGGACGACGCGTGGCCGCCGAGCGCGAGCGACAGGGTCTGAGCCGGAACGAAACCGCCCGCCGCGCCGCAATGGCGCCGGACTACCTCGCATACCTCGAAGAAAACCCGGCCGATCCGAGCCTGGCGACGCTCTTCCGTCTGGCCTCGGCACTGGATACCAGCGTGGCGGCGCTGCGCGGGGGCGGTGTCGATCTGCCGCCGGGCCAGGGCCACGCGCTCCTGCACCCCGAGCTTCGGGACCTCAGCCCCGACGAATGCCGCGCCCTGCTCTCCACCCACGGCGTGGGCCGCGTGGCGGTGACGACCCTCGACGGCCCGGCGGTGGTACCGGTGAACTACGAGGTCATCGATGGCGCGATCGCGTACCGGACGGCACCCGACTCCGTGCCTGCGGCGGCTGCGGGGAAGGAGGTCGCCTTCGAGGTCGACCATGTGGACGAGGCCATGAGCCAGGGCTGGAGCGTACTCGTCGTCGGCCCCGCGCGTGCCGTCACGGAGCCCGACGCCGTGCGGCGGCTTGCCGAGCACGCCCACACCGAGTCATGGGCGGGCGGCAGACGTGAGATGTGGGTGTCGATCCGGCCCGAGCGGCTCACGGGCTGCCGCATCAGGCCGTCCGGCCAGTGA
- a CDS encoding WD40/YVTN/BNR-like repeat-containing protein translates to MATALLIAGTGPVAAFGASDTDSSRHEVAGEESHELMESLDAFNEPRLSPSGEIAPGAYADAWAHIKNMPVRSGSWSEVTTSPYNEDALHYRDQSASNSGGGAGHSAGRIAALATDPTHRGVVYAGAAGGGVFRSTDDGNTWTPIADRLPALSVGALAVAPDGSLWLATGEATTASDNYLGSGVYRLADPATGTFSESDKVGGTELDSASIHTLTFDKAAGYVFAASSHGVFRRPLSAGQSSAWTKVLAPCAGVGISGVSCGVDGHYADIANDIAVQPGTDGKKLLANVAWRSGADYNGFYYSDDAGTTWKRANPTGAINPAEIGNAAFAYAADGSRLYVSMESPKLLNKSSGSGVYSVLAGVYVSQSGNANGSFKQIATSSSLSTSGSAMKVNEIGSGYQPGSQAWYDQVIAVDPSDPNHVYLGLEEMFESRDGGATWKAIGRYWNFGMPCFSYDPAANTCDGDVMHSDQHALAFSQWKGSTPEVFVGNDGGAYARPTTQTTAGWRNLNESGTLRDLQYYSVRAGRMTDGSGDAVWGGLQDNGVSLLAPKGATYQGRQQLNPDGEMVSPFGGDGGDQLVNPANGCQTVGEYVDLALQITNNCGYTASDDGSEDVITDIAPGDPGARFIAPFSADETDPNGLWVAGGQYVWGNTKTWNTTSGADWTKLYDLGAGHSASAVASRGHVTWAAWCGPCGSVDETFGRGIATNQGGTWHQVNLPASFPNRYISSLAIDPSDASGKTVYAVINGFSRHWNEGPGAGYGHVWKTTDGGTTWTDISGDPAATDSFPDAPANAALITENGTLVVATDLGVFTSTSAGHWVRLGTNLPTSPAVYLSPSPDGSQVYVATHGRGIWKTRTP, encoded by the coding sequence GTGGCCACCGCACTTCTGATAGCGGGGACGGGACCCGTCGCCGCGTTCGGGGCGAGCGACACGGACTCCAGCCGCCATGAGGTGGCGGGCGAGGAGTCCCATGAACTGATGGAGTCCCTCGACGCCTTCAACGAGCCTAGGCTCTCGCCCAGCGGCGAGATCGCGCCGGGCGCTTACGCCGACGCCTGGGCGCACATCAAGAACATGCCCGTCAGGTCCGGCAGTTGGTCCGAGGTCACCACCTCCCCGTACAACGAGGACGCCCTGCACTACCGTGACCAGTCGGCCTCCAACTCCGGAGGCGGCGCGGGGCACTCGGCGGGCCGGATCGCCGCCCTGGCCACCGATCCGACCCACCGGGGCGTGGTCTACGCGGGCGCCGCGGGCGGCGGTGTGTTCCGCTCCACCGACGACGGGAACACCTGGACGCCGATCGCCGACCGGCTGCCCGCCCTGTCCGTGGGCGCCCTCGCGGTCGCGCCCGACGGCTCGCTGTGGCTGGCCACCGGCGAGGCGACCACCGCCTCCGACAACTACCTGGGCAGCGGCGTCTACCGGCTCGCGGACCCGGCCACCGGCACCTTCAGCGAGAGCGACAAGGTGGGCGGCACGGAACTGGACTCCGCCTCCATCCACACCCTCACCTTCGACAAGGCCGCCGGATACGTCTTCGCGGCCTCCTCTCACGGCGTCTTCCGGCGCCCACTGTCGGCCGGCCAGTCCTCCGCCTGGACGAAGGTCCTCGCCCCGTGCGCGGGCGTCGGCATCAGCGGCGTGAGCTGCGGAGTGGACGGCCACTACGCGGACATCGCCAACGACATCGCCGTACAGCCCGGCACCGACGGCAAGAAGCTGCTGGCCAATGTGGCCTGGCGAAGCGGTGCCGACTACAACGGTTTCTACTACTCCGACGACGCGGGCACCACCTGGAAGCGTGCCAACCCGACCGGCGCGATCAACCCCGCCGAGATCGGCAACGCCGCCTTCGCCTACGCGGCCGACGGCAGCAGGCTGTACGTCTCGATGGAGTCCCCCAAGCTCCTCAACAAGTCCTCCGGTTCCGGCGTGTACTCCGTGCTCGCCGGTGTGTACGTCAGCCAGAGCGGCAACGCGAACGGCTCGTTCAAGCAGATCGCGACCTCCTCGTCGCTGTCGACGAGCGGCTCCGCGATGAAGGTCAACGAGATCGGCAGCGGCTACCAGCCCGGCTCCCAGGCCTGGTACGACCAGGTCATCGCGGTCGACCCGAGCGACCCGAACCACGTCTACCTGGGCCTCGAGGAGATGTTCGAGTCCCGGGACGGCGGGGCGACCTGGAAGGCGATCGGCCGGTACTGGAACTTCGGCATGCCGTGCTTCTCGTACGACCCGGCCGCGAACACCTGCGACGGCGACGTGATGCACTCCGACCAGCACGCCCTCGCCTTCTCGCAGTGGAAGGGCAGCACGCCGGAGGTGTTCGTCGGCAACGACGGCGGTGCCTACGCCCGTCCGACCACCCAGACGACCGCCGGCTGGCGCAACCTCAACGAGTCCGGCACCCTGCGCGACCTCCAGTACTACTCGGTGCGCGCGGGCAGGATGACCGACGGCAGCGGCGACGCCGTCTGGGGCGGCCTGCAGGACAACGGCGTCTCTCTGCTCGCGCCCAAGGGCGCCACCTACCAAGGACGACAGCAGCTCAACCCGGACGGCGAGATGGTCTCCCCGTTCGGCGGTGACGGCGGCGACCAGCTGGTCAACCCCGCCAACGGCTGCCAGACGGTCGGCGAGTACGTCGACCTGGCGCTGCAGATCACGAACAACTGCGGCTACACCGCGAGCGACGACGGCTCCGAGGACGTCATCACCGACATCGCACCCGGCGACCCCGGTGCCCGCTTCATCGCCCCCTTCAGCGCGGACGAGACCGACCCGAACGGCCTGTGGGTCGCGGGCGGCCAGTACGTCTGGGGCAACACCAAGACCTGGAACACCACCTCCGGCGCCGACTGGACCAAGCTGTACGACCTGGGCGCGGGTCACTCCGCCTCGGCGGTCGCCAGCCGGGGCCACGTGACGTGGGCGGCCTGGTGCGGCCCGTGCGGATCGGTCGACGAGACCTTCGGGCGGGGCATCGCCACCAACCAAGGCGGCACCTGGCACCAGGTGAACCTGCCGGCCTCCTTCCCCAACCGCTACATCTCCTCTCTGGCCATCGACCCGTCCGACGCCTCCGGCAAAACGGTCTACGCGGTGATCAACGGCTTCTCGCGGCACTGGAACGAGGGCCCCGGCGCCGGCTACGGCCACGTCTGGAAGACCACCGACGGCGGCACGACCTGGACGGACATCAGCGGCGACCCCGCGGCCACGGACTCCTTCCCGGACGCCCCGGCCAACGCGGCGCTCATCACCGAGAACGGCACCCTCGTGGTCGCCACCGACCTCGGCGTGTTCACCAGCACCTCGGCGGGCCACTGGGTGCGCCTGGGCACGAACCTGCCCACCTCGCCGGCGGTGTACCTCTCGCCCAGCCCGGACGGCAGCCAGGTGTACGTGGCCACCCACGGCCGCGGCATCTGGAAGACCCGGACGCCGTGA
- a CDS encoding sensor histidine kinase gives MSPQLRLDALLEDLQQQVAQVRGARDRVHTLLDAVLAVGSDLDLEVVLRRIVESAVTLVDARYGALGVLGEEGTIKQFVTVGMDEEAIARIGYYPRGEGILGLLIRHPEPLRLANLAEHPASAGFPSGHPPMTSFLGAPVRVRDRVFGNLYLTNKQSGAEFDSDDEAVMQTLAAAAGVAIDNARLYDEAHRRQRWLAASNELTRSLLSGAEPGAVLQSFTGAVREMAGADLVTLAVPVGHRGELVIEASSGSQAEEVRGLVLPATTLAAKVFTSGETITNEALSADPSSQGGSASVVELGPAFFVPLGTREHVRGVLQVANLPGGALFTDAVIDMVTGFGNQAALALDVAEHRQNTERMVVLNDRDRIARDLHDLVIQRLFAGALTLQSTLGQVSDRPQVNERIQRVVDDLDDTIKIIRSTVYALREGDQARRGSGLRAQLVAATERATETLGFAPALRMTGLLDTAVPAEQAEQLLAVLGEALSNTVRHAHASIVDVGVEVTDAALKLRVADNGRGIDPAVTRRSGLANLRRRAEEMDGTLTLSANQPSGTVVEWVVPLLSTA, from the coding sequence ATGTCTCCGCAGCTGCGGCTGGATGCACTGCTGGAGGACCTGCAGCAGCAGGTGGCGCAGGTCCGGGGGGCCCGCGACCGCGTCCACACGCTGCTCGACGCGGTGTTGGCGGTCGGCTCCGACCTCGACCTGGAGGTGGTGCTGCGCCGCATCGTGGAGTCGGCGGTCACCCTGGTCGACGCCCGGTACGGGGCGCTCGGCGTGCTGGGCGAGGAAGGCACGATCAAGCAGTTCGTCACGGTCGGCATGGACGAGGAGGCCATCGCCCGCATCGGGTACTACCCGCGCGGCGAAGGCATCCTCGGGCTGCTCATCCGGCACCCGGAGCCGCTGCGCCTGGCGAATCTGGCCGAGCATCCGGCGTCCGCCGGCTTCCCGTCCGGACACCCGCCGATGACGAGCTTCCTCGGCGCCCCCGTCCGGGTGCGCGACCGGGTCTTCGGGAATCTGTACCTGACCAACAAGCAGAGCGGTGCGGAGTTCGACAGCGACGACGAAGCGGTGATGCAGACCCTGGCCGCGGCAGCCGGTGTGGCCATCGACAACGCCCGGCTGTACGACGAGGCGCATCGCCGGCAGCGATGGCTGGCAGCCAGCAACGAGCTGACCCGTAGCCTCCTGTCCGGCGCTGAGCCCGGCGCGGTGCTTCAGTCCTTCACCGGCGCCGTGCGGGAGATGGCCGGCGCGGACCTGGTCACTCTGGCGGTGCCCGTCGGCCACCGCGGCGAGTTGGTCATCGAGGCCTCCTCAGGCTCGCAGGCCGAGGAGGTCCGCGGACTGGTGCTGCCCGCCACGACACTGGCCGCGAAGGTCTTCACGTCCGGGGAGACGATCACCAACGAGGCCCTGAGCGCCGACCCGAGCTCCCAGGGCGGCAGTGCCTCGGTCGTGGAGCTCGGGCCGGCCTTCTTCGTACCCCTCGGCACCCGGGAGCACGTCCGCGGAGTACTGCAGGTCGCGAACCTACCGGGCGGCGCCCTCTTCACCGACGCCGTGATCGACATGGTCACCGGGTTCGGCAATCAGGCCGCGCTGGCGCTGGACGTCGCCGAGCACCGGCAGAACACGGAACGCATGGTGGTGCTCAACGACCGCGACAGGATCGCCCGGGACCTGCACGACCTGGTCATCCAGCGGCTGTTCGCCGGCGCACTCACACTGCAGTCCACTCTGGGCCAGGTCTCCGACCGGCCGCAGGTGAACGAACGGATCCAGCGGGTCGTGGACGACCTGGACGACACGATCAAGATCATCCGCTCCACCGTCTACGCCCTCCGCGAGGGTGATCAGGCCCGTCGCGGCAGCGGGCTGCGTGCCCAGCTGGTGGCCGCCACCGAACGGGCCACCGAGACGCTCGGCTTCGCACCCGCGCTGCGCATGACCGGGCTGCTCGACACGGCCGTGCCCGCCGAGCAGGCCGAGCAACTGCTGGCCGTGCTCGGCGAAGCCCTGTCCAACACAGTTCGGCATGCACACGCCAGCATTGTCGACGTCGGCGTCGAGGTCACCGACGCCGCTCTGAAGCTGCGTGTCGCCGACAACGGCCGCGGAATCGACCCGGCCGTCACCCGCCGCAGCGGCCTCGCCAACCTCCGCCGACGCGCGGAGGAAATGGACGGCACGTTGACGCTGTCCGCGAACCAACCCAGCGGCACCGTCGTCGAGTGGGTCGTCCCGCTCCTCTCAACCGCCTGA